Proteins encoded within one genomic window of Amorphoplanes friuliensis DSM 7358:
- a CDS encoding DUF5996 family protein — protein sequence MPSWFINPELDDNIPLEVHRFMVKRAGARAAVELAGVSHASPPRSPSRWPRSSSTPPARSADALEKTITGSWPGCARRVLDRFRSEFVGRASPVHFFWNAMDLAYTRFSGRDARQYPGGLPNCPPSVMHGGCSHEPVSFGFWPGGGADGTFSAYPYPEPLGYRERMINMTA from the coding sequence GTGCCGTCCTGGTTCATCAACCCGGAGCTCGACGACAACATCCCGCTCGAGGTCCACCGCTTCATGGTCAAGCGGGCTGGAGCCCGGGCCGCCGTGGAACTCGCCGGCGTGTCTCATGCGTCCCCGCCTCGGAGCCCGTCGCGGTGGCCGAGATCATCCTCGACGCCGCCCGCTCGATCGGCTGATGCGTTGGAGAAGACGATCACAGGTTCGTGGCCCGGCTGCGCCAGGCGGGTGCTGGACCGCTTCCGCTCGGAGTTCGTGGGCAGGGCCAGCCCGGTGCACTTCTTCTGGAATGCGATGGACCTGGCGTACACCCGCTTCTCCGGGCGCGATGCTCGGCAATACCCGGGTGGATTGCCCAACTGCCCGCCGTCGGTGATGCACGGGGGCTGTTCGCACGAGCCGGTCAGCTTCGGCTTCTGGCCGGGTGGCGGTGCGGACGGCACGTTCTCCGCGTACCCATATCCGGAACCGTTGGGCTATCGCGAGCGGATGATCAATATGACGGCCTGA
- a CDS encoding epoxide hydrolase family protein has translation MSNVIRPRPFAVSDDALDDLRERLRRTRWPEPEPVQDWSQGVPSRRLRALCAYWRDSYDWRACEARLNALDPSTTHIDGLDIHFLHLRSPEPDATPLVMTHGWPGSVIEFLKVAPLLADPRAHGGAAEDAFHVVLPSLPGFGLSGKPAETGWGPERIARAWVELMQRLGYHQFVAQGGDWGHAVTTALGGIGEPAVRAIHSNMFPTYGAEEATSPPERRALQRQRDFEDNESGYKHEQIQSPQTIGYALTDSPVGQAAWIYEKYQQWTDHGGDPEALLSRDEMLDNISLYWLTGTAASSARIYWESFRGYRDPKVDVPVGVSIFPRDIYLGSRRWAEAKYPRLVHYQEMPRGGHFAAWEQPELLAEEIRLTFRHLR, from the coding sequence ATGAGTAATGTGATCCGGCCACGTCCCTTCGCCGTCTCCGACGACGCTCTCGACGATCTGCGCGAGCGGCTCAGGCGTACTCGCTGGCCTGAGCCCGAGCCGGTGCAGGACTGGAGTCAGGGCGTACCGTCGCGAAGGTTGCGGGCACTGTGCGCCTACTGGCGCGACAGCTACGACTGGCGGGCGTGCGAGGCGCGGCTGAACGCACTGGATCCGTCGACTACCCACATCGACGGCCTCGATATTCACTTCCTCCACCTGCGCTCACCGGAACCGGACGCGACCCCGCTCGTGATGACTCACGGCTGGCCCGGGTCGGTCATCGAGTTCCTGAAGGTGGCACCCCTGCTGGCTGATCCGCGAGCACACGGTGGCGCAGCGGAGGACGCCTTCCACGTCGTTCTGCCCTCGCTGCCCGGCTTCGGGCTGTCCGGCAAGCCGGCGGAGACCGGTTGGGGGCCCGAGCGGATCGCGCGGGCCTGGGTCGAGCTGATGCAACGACTGGGTTACCACCAGTTCGTGGCTCAGGGCGGCGACTGGGGACATGCCGTCACCACGGCGCTGGGCGGCATCGGTGAGCCCGCAGTCCGGGCGATCCACTCCAACATGTTCCCCACCTACGGCGCCGAGGAGGCCACGAGCCCACCAGAGCGGCGTGCGCTGCAGCGTCAGCGTGACTTCGAGGACAACGAGTCGGGCTACAAGCACGAGCAGATCCAGAGCCCACAGACCATCGGGTACGCCCTCACCGACTCACCGGTGGGACAGGCGGCGTGGATCTACGAGAAGTACCAGCAGTGGACCGACCATGGTGGCGATCCGGAAGCCCTGCTGAGCCGGGACGAGATGCTGGACAACATCTCGCTGTACTGGCTGACAGGAACCGCCGCCTCGTCCGCGCGCATCTATTGGGAGAGCTTCCGCGGCTATCGGGATCCGAAGGTCGACGTGCCGGTCGGCGTCAGCATCTTCCCCCGCGACATCTACCTCGGCAGCCGACGCTGGGCGGAGGCCAAATATCCCAGGCTCGTGCACTACCAAGAAATGCCCCGAGGCGGGCACTTCGCCGCGTGGGAACAGCCCGAGCTGCTCGCCGAAGAGATCCGCCTGACCTTCCGCCACCTGCGGTGA
- a CDS encoding GOLPH3/VPS74 family protein — translation MDKHAVSARAGRCKAVAVVPFQSPALDHVRTTRSLLLAYLPTASPRTGTQPRRKDSAMTPQPEPPILGEDLLLLLCRPGPAISAGGEHLLSPALAGAVLIDLSLGGHVRTLPGRGGSTRVDAIAGHPPADDVLRSAWDHLLGRPREVQAVLAAVGPSLRVPLLDRLVRRGDLRRPSRETFGSVGLHDLEEGGSGRRDHVLSAVRTALVDDVEAPDRTVGLAALLSGTGILRTFDPEIPWTPMVVARAAKLERDVWAARAVADAVGRSVALALVGNVFVAAAVLF, via the coding sequence ATGGACAAGCATGCTGTGTCAGCTCGCGCCGGTCGATGCAAAGCGGTCGCCGTGGTCCCCTTCCAGAGTCCGGCCCTTGACCATGTCAGGACAACACGGTCTCTACTTCTCGCGTACCTGCCCACTGCGTCCCCGCGTACCGGGACGCAGCCCCGCCGAAAGGACAGTGCGATGACACCGCAGCCCGAGCCACCGATCCTGGGGGAGGACCTTCTTCTGTTGCTGTGCCGGCCTGGTCCCGCGATATCGGCCGGCGGCGAACACCTGCTCTCCCCCGCCCTCGCCGGGGCCGTGCTGATCGATCTCAGCCTCGGCGGACACGTCCGGACCCTCCCCGGCCGGGGTGGCTCGACCCGGGTGGACGCGATCGCCGGGCACCCGCCGGCCGATGACGTTCTCCGTTCCGCCTGGGACCACCTCCTCGGCCGTCCCCGGGAGGTGCAGGCGGTACTCGCCGCTGTCGGGCCGAGCTTGCGCGTGCCGTTGCTCGATCGGCTCGTCCGGCGCGGCGACCTGCGCCGGCCGTCCCGCGAAACGTTCGGCTCGGTCGGCCTCCACGATCTCGAGGAGGGGGGATCCGGCCGCCGGGATCACGTGCTTTCCGCCGTACGGACAGCGCTTGTCGATGACGTTGAGGCGCCGGACCGGACTGTCGGGCTCGCGGCGTTGTTGTCCGGAACCGGGATACTGCGCACCTTCGATCCTGAGATTCCCTGGACACCTATGGTCGTGGCACGCGCCGCGAAGCTCGAGCGTGACGTCTGGGCAGCGCGGGCCGTCGCCGATGCGGTCGGCCGATCGGTCGCCCTGGCCCTCGTCGGCAACGTGTTCGTTGCGGCCGCCGTCCTTTTCTGA
- a CDS encoding alpha/beta fold hydrolase — protein MVHGAFAESASWGGVIQRLLGDRYAVVAAPNALRSLSGDFAVASSLLSTLDGPVVLIGHSYGGIFNAAVGHDHVKALAVQRRPSS, from the coding sequence GTGGTCCACGGCGCGTTCGCCGAGTCCGCCAGCTGGGGCGGCGTCATCCAGCGGCTGCTCGGTGACCGCTACGCGGTTGTCGCCGCGCCCAATGCGCTGCGCAGCTTGTCCGGCGATTTCGCCGTGGCCTCAAGCCTGCTGAGCACGCTCGACGGGCCGGTCGTGTTGATCGGTCACTCCTACGGGGGCATCTTCAACGCCGCCGTAGGTCACGACCACGTCAAGGCGCTCGCAGTTCAGCGCCGACCTTCCAGCTGA
- a CDS encoding ankyrin repeat domain-containing protein, with product MGELLSTGTNPGHRDHDGRTPLMIAAGLGRLRLVALLLEAGADVFTVEPNMGATALHKAAQSGDADVIGLLLDHGALVDQQSARLGHTPLMDAVQHKNEAAVHLLLARGARTTIRNHWQETALDLALQDGADSIAGLLRARDDADASRVRALPLPAAVKAGDLPEVERLIAAGVPLDERMPEIGGHDDDYTALGLAARDGHAGIARVLRDAGADPRRLNGLMRATPGHEAAFAGHAEVLRVLTASGRTGAPALDLDAQGAYNGFTALHDAVWHGHGEAARALVEAGASLVLRSHTGHTPRQLALHYGYDDLATFLADAERHRYGRDSPHE from the coding sequence GTGGGCGAACTGCTCTCGACGGGGACAAACCCCGGTCACCGCGACCACGACGGTCGTACACCTTTGATGATCGCTGCCGGCCTCGGCCGGCTGAGACTGGTCGCTCTGTTGCTGGAAGCCGGAGCCGACGTTTTCACGGTCGAGCCGAACATGGGCGCCACCGCACTGCACAAGGCGGCGCAATCCGGCGACGCCGACGTCATCGGTCTGCTGCTCGACCACGGGGCCCTCGTCGATCAGCAGTCCGCCCGGCTCGGGCACACACCCCTGATGGACGCGGTCCAGCACAAGAACGAGGCCGCGGTCCACCTGCTGCTGGCGCGAGGCGCCCGGACCACGATCCGGAACCACTGGCAGGAGACGGCACTCGACCTTGCACTTCAGGACGGGGCCGACAGCATCGCCGGCCTCCTGCGAGCCAGAGACGACGCGGACGCGAGCCGGGTCCGCGCCCTGCCGTTGCCCGCGGCGGTCAAGGCCGGTGACCTTCCCGAGGTGGAACGGCTCATCGCCGCGGGTGTGCCGCTCGACGAGCGGATGCCGGAGATCGGCGGACACGACGACGACTACACCGCACTCGGGTTGGCCGCCCGCGACGGACACGCCGGGATTGCCCGCGTGCTGCGGGACGCAGGCGCGGACCCGCGGCGGCTCAACGGTTTGATGAGAGCCACGCCGGGCCACGAAGCCGCCTTCGCCGGGCACGCCGAAGTCCTGCGGGTGCTGACGGCATCCGGCCGGACCGGTGCGCCGGCGCTCGACCTCGACGCGCAGGGCGCTTACAACGGCTTCACCGCCCTGCACGATGCGGTCTGGCACGGGCACGGCGAAGCGGCGCGTGCCCTGGTCGAAGCCGGCGCAAGCCTGGTCCTGCGGTCCCATACCGGTCACACACCCCGGCAACTGGCGCTTCACTACGGCTATGACGACCTTGCAACGTTCCTGGCCGACGCGGAACGACACCGGTACGGAAGGGATTCCCCTCATGAGTAA
- a CDS encoding nuclear transport factor 2 family protein, with protein sequence MITPLTRTFPVGPNVSTGMTFSVVNRLIDAINAHDLDALAETFADGFASEWPAHPNRSFDGSEHVRKNWGMIFAQFPGIHITVTGSVESDDEFWGEFHYLRPGASDMRGVILIKVLDDKIVQSRFYMEEVEAGTVPHPMPGVSSGQNRSDSAHG encoded by the coding sequence GTGATCACGCCGCTGACGCGAACTTTTCCGGTGGGCCCAAACGTCTCTACGGGTATGACATTTTCTGTCGTCAACAGGCTGATCGACGCCATCAACGCGCATGATCTGGATGCGCTCGCCGAGACTTTCGCAGATGGCTTTGCCAGCGAGTGGCCTGCCCACCCGAACCGTTCCTTCGACGGCTCCGAGCACGTTCGCAAGAATTGGGGAATGATTTTTGCGCAGTTCCCCGGGATTCACATCACCGTGACCGGCTCCGTCGAATCGGACGACGAGTTCTGGGGCGAGTTCCACTACTTGCGGCCGGGTGCTTCCGACATGCGCGGCGTGATCCTCATCAAGGTGCTCGATGACAAGATCGTCCAGTCGCGGTTCTACATGGAAGAGGTCGAGGCCGGAACGGTCCCGCACCCCATGCCCGGTGTCTCCTCAGGACAAAACAGAAGCGATTCAGCCCACGGATAA
- a CDS encoding AAA family ATPase — MDLDGYGLVGRADKLADLGDFLQEAARTGSAMLLAGEPGIGKTALLNAAAERAAAMGMRVIRGSGAEHETALCFSGLHQLVGPLSAELAQLPGPSRYALEVALGFGAGSTPAEMTVLHGVLSLFAEAARKRPLLLVVDDLHVLDRPSRSVISFVARRAVGRRFGVLAAVRSETMGSYDSGLTEVLVPPLHEADALHLLSERFAELPRRAALDVVRQAQGNPLALLEFGALAGMSGAPRDAVPGTGPAKEVRALYAARVARLPAGTRELLLLAALESSGDLGVLHAAAGEGGLDAFGAAERDLLIQVSANGRHVHFQHPLVRSAVIEGATLEQRRSAHQRLADVLVDRPERHAEHLSMAAAGPDEPVAHLVEQWARQSLQRGDVLGAMDRLRRAAALSPDRSVGDRRLAYAAYIGVSVAGHLELSCQLMRELDGAAAMSRSLPVAAARGYLHLMTDGDAATAYRILVEAISPLAVTGATDLDELMPALYTLLLICHYSGRADLWAPLRDLVASLPRDSASSPVSMVHILEDVGAVPDELLRDLDGQIARLPEVTDADVIIRTALTASYLDRLSGCHQSLTEMIRDARDSGTIGGALPALLMCAMDDLYSGRWVEAQGMATEILVLGRETGFHLPSQFGRYVMALLAAHRGDTDTCAALAQELHEWAASRRLGRLTRWAHMAQTRAALGSSDFETAFRHAAAITAPGWLPPFNIEALWTALDLTESALRSGRADAAREHVAAMRNSGVARISPRFALMTATMTALTAPPAEMAHHFDRALALPGIEHWPFELARTELAYGEQLRRQALKAEARVQLSAARDRFERLGATPWVARASAELRATGNARASKARVGVTLTPQEWEVTELAAAGLANKEIAARLMLSPRTVSSHLYRVFPKLGISSRAALRDALNGRRSG, encoded by the coding sequence ATGGATCTCGACGGGTATGGCCTGGTGGGGCGGGCCGACAAGCTCGCAGACCTGGGTGACTTCCTGCAGGAGGCCGCCCGGACCGGCTCCGCGATGCTGCTTGCGGGCGAGCCGGGCATCGGCAAGACGGCGCTGCTGAACGCGGCCGCCGAGCGGGCCGCGGCGATGGGGATGCGGGTGATCCGCGGTAGTGGCGCCGAGCACGAGACGGCGCTCTGTTTCTCAGGTTTGCACCAGCTGGTCGGCCCGCTCTCGGCCGAGCTGGCACAGCTGCCCGGCCCTTCGCGGTATGCACTCGAGGTCGCGCTGGGGTTCGGCGCCGGGTCCACGCCGGCCGAGATGACCGTCCTGCACGGCGTTCTTTCGCTCTTCGCCGAAGCTGCCCGCAAGCGGCCGTTGCTGCTGGTTGTCGATGATCTGCACGTGCTGGACCGGCCCAGCCGGTCGGTGATCAGCTTCGTCGCCCGGCGAGCGGTGGGACGGCGCTTCGGGGTGCTCGCGGCCGTCCGCAGCGAAACGATGGGCTCGTATGACTCAGGCCTGACCGAGGTACTGGTGCCGCCGCTGCACGAGGCTGATGCGCTGCATCTGCTGTCGGAGCGGTTCGCCGAGCTGCCTCGCCGCGCGGCTTTGGATGTGGTGCGACAGGCGCAGGGCAACCCGCTGGCTCTGCTGGAGTTCGGGGCGCTGGCCGGGATGTCGGGCGCTCCGCGCGACGCCGTGCCCGGCACCGGGCCGGCCAAGGAGGTACGTGCGCTCTACGCTGCCCGCGTCGCGCGGCTGCCGGCCGGGACGCGTGAACTTCTCCTGCTGGCCGCCCTGGAAAGTTCCGGTGATCTCGGGGTGCTCCATGCCGCGGCCGGTGAGGGCGGGCTGGATGCGTTCGGCGCCGCGGAACGCGACCTTCTGATCCAGGTGAGCGCGAACGGGCGCCACGTGCACTTCCAGCATCCCCTGGTCAGATCGGCGGTGATCGAAGGAGCGACGCTGGAGCAGCGCAGATCAGCGCATCAACGGCTTGCCGACGTGCTGGTCGACCGGCCCGAGCGGCATGCCGAGCACCTGTCGATGGCGGCTGCGGGCCCCGACGAGCCGGTCGCTCACCTCGTCGAGCAGTGGGCCCGGCAGAGCCTGCAGCGCGGTGACGTGCTGGGAGCGATGGATCGGCTGCGTCGTGCGGCCGCGTTGAGCCCCGATCGATCGGTCGGCGACCGTCGTCTCGCCTATGCCGCGTACATCGGGGTATCGGTCGCCGGTCATCTGGAGTTGTCCTGTCAACTGATGCGGGAGCTGGACGGCGCCGCGGCCATGAGCCGATCGCTCCCCGTGGCCGCGGCTCGCGGCTATCTGCACCTGATGACCGATGGGGACGCCGCGACCGCGTATCGCATCCTGGTCGAGGCGATCAGCCCTCTTGCGGTCACGGGCGCCACCGACCTCGACGAGCTGATGCCGGCTCTCTACACCTTGTTGCTCATCTGTCATTATTCGGGCCGGGCCGATCTCTGGGCGCCGCTGCGGGACCTGGTGGCTTCGCTCCCTCGCGACTCGGCCAGCTCACCGGTTTCGATGGTGCACATCCTGGAAGACGTGGGCGCGGTACCGGACGAACTGCTGCGCGACCTCGACGGTCAGATCGCACGACTTCCGGAGGTCACGGACGCCGACGTCATCATCCGGACGGCGCTGACCGCCTCGTACCTGGATCGCCTGTCCGGATGTCATCAGTCCCTGACCGAGATGATCCGGGACGCTCGGGACAGCGGAACCATCGGCGGAGCGCTTCCGGCGCTGCTCATGTGCGCGATGGACGACCTGTACTCCGGTCGGTGGGTCGAGGCCCAGGGCATGGCGACCGAGATCCTCGTCCTGGGCCGCGAGACCGGATTCCACTTGCCCAGCCAGTTCGGCCGCTATGTCATGGCGCTGCTTGCGGCCCATCGCGGAGACACCGACACGTGTGCCGCCCTTGCGCAGGAGCTGCACGAATGGGCGGCGAGCCGCCGGCTTGGTCGCCTCACCCGATGGGCCCACATGGCTCAGACCCGGGCCGCTCTGGGCTCTTCGGACTTTGAGACGGCCTTTCGCCACGCGGCGGCCATCACCGCGCCGGGCTGGCTGCCGCCTTTCAACATCGAGGCGCTGTGGACGGCGCTCGATCTGACCGAGTCGGCGCTCCGGTCCGGGCGGGCCGATGCGGCCCGCGAACACGTGGCGGCGATGCGCAACAGCGGGGTCGCCCGCATCTCGCCGCGCTTCGCGCTGATGACCGCCACGATGACCGCCCTGACGGCGCCACCGGCGGAGATGGCGCACCATTTCGACAGGGCCTTGGCGTTGCCCGGCATCGAGCACTGGCCGTTCGAGCTGGCCCGGACCGAACTGGCCTACGGTGAACAGCTCCGGCGGCAGGCGCTCAAGGCAGAAGCCCGGGTGCAGCTTTCCGCGGCACGCGACCGTTTCGAGCGGCTCGGTGCCACTCCGTGGGTGGCGCGGGCGAGCGCCGAACTGCGGGCCACCGGGAACGCGCGAGCGTCGAAAGCTCGCGTCGGAGTCACGCTGACCCCGCAAGAGTGGGAGGTCACCGAGTTGGCCGCGGCCGGCCTGGCCAACAAGGAGATTGCCGCGCGCCTGATGCTGTCTCCGCGCACCGTCTCGTCTCACCTGTACCGGGTTTTTCCCAAGCTCGGCATCAGCTCCCGGGCTGCTCTCCGTGACGCGCTCAACGGCCGCCGGAGCGGCTGA
- a CDS encoding MerR family transcriptional regulator gives MAGVAQEGADVAWSTRELADLAGTTVNTIRHYHRLGLLEEPTRRYNGYKQYGIEDFVRLLRIRRLVGLGVPLAQIQSISSDGDNGSQVLRQVDTSLAAEVERLRKVRSDIAAILRDGGSADTPSGFGAVAPRLSPSDSSLLHVITQLCDEDALADLKNMLESDPGPVDQEFDALPAEADEATRQRLAESLTPTLVRHLVDYPWLSDPAARLVKSEHVTRQTFVDAVIDLYNAAQIDVLVRAGLLAQKQLRLAHKD, from the coding sequence ATGGCCGGCGTGGCGCAGGAAGGGGCCGATGTGGCCTGGAGCACCCGTGAGCTCGCGGATCTGGCCGGCACAACGGTGAACACCATCCGGCACTACCACCGGCTTGGTCTGCTCGAGGAGCCGACGCGCCGCTACAACGGCTACAAACAGTACGGTATCGAGGATTTTGTCCGCCTGCTGCGTATCCGGCGGTTGGTCGGCCTGGGAGTACCTCTGGCGCAGATCCAGTCGATCTCATCCGACGGCGACAACGGTTCGCAAGTCCTGCGACAGGTCGACACGTCCCTCGCAGCCGAGGTCGAGCGCCTGCGAAAAGTACGCTCCGACATCGCTGCCATCCTGCGCGACGGCGGATCCGCCGACACACCGTCGGGCTTCGGCGCCGTCGCGCCCCGCTTGTCGCCATCTGACAGCTCGCTCCTCCACGTCATTACCCAACTCTGTGACGAGGACGCCCTGGCCGACCTGAAGAACATGTTGGAGAGCGACCCCGGCCCGGTTGATCAGGAGTTCGACGCCCTACCGGCCGAGGCGGACGAGGCCACGCGCCAGCGCCTGGCCGAAAGCCTTACGCCGACCCTCGTCCGGCACCTCGTCGACTACCCCTGGCTGAGCGACCCGGCGGCCCGTCTGGTGAAGAGTGAGCACGTCACGCGGCAGACATTCGTCGACGCTGTGATCGACTTGTACAACGCGGCCCAGATCGACGTGCTGGTCCGGGCCGGCCTTCTTGCCCAGAAACAGTTGCGCCTCGCGCACAAAGATTGA
- a CDS encoding CPBP family intramembrane glutamic endopeptidase, translated as MSNVEYHRVYAGERRRVGRGLLAIALLLGGLLVVSVVLSVVATVLDDRGADGAYTPMMHAAAMLSLALLIPWSMAIQRWLYGLPGSSLHSVFSRFRFALFGRALLLIGPALVAALVVSDYLAPEPRNVWSDTDVLWMVAATLLLTPLQAAGEEYGFRGLIFRAAGGWTRGARSGLVVGLITMTVAFAASHAAGDPWLNLWYVVLAVGTGLITWRTGGLEVAIVLHALWNTLGFVFSIAMRSDLNAVVTDRDAGAATAATLIPCAVVVVTVAIVWYTTPRIGPLAAEAGSNPA; from the coding sequence ATGAGCAACGTCGAATATCACCGGGTTTACGCGGGTGAGCGCCGCCGGGTCGGTCGCGGCCTTCTCGCGATCGCGCTCCTGCTCGGCGGCTTGCTTGTTGTCAGTGTCGTGCTGTCGGTGGTCGCGACTGTTCTGGACGACCGGGGCGCCGACGGCGCCTACACGCCGATGATGCATGCGGCCGCGATGTTGTCGCTGGCGCTGCTCATCCCGTGGAGCATGGCCATTCAGCGCTGGCTCTACGGCTTGCCGGGAAGTTCGCTGCATTCGGTGTTCTCGCGTTTCCGTTTCGCTTTGTTCGGCCGTGCGCTGCTGCTGATCGGTCCGGCCCTGGTGGCGGCTCTGGTAGTGAGCGACTACCTTGCGCCCGAGCCGCGAAACGTGTGGTCGGACACCGATGTGCTGTGGATGGTGGCGGCCACTCTTCTGCTCACTCCGTTACAGGCTGCGGGCGAGGAGTACGGCTTTCGCGGGCTCATCTTCCGGGCTGCCGGGGGCTGGACCCGAGGCGCCCGGTCGGGTCTTGTCGTCGGTCTGATCACCATGACGGTGGCCTTCGCGGCGAGCCACGCGGCCGGCGACCCCTGGCTGAATTTGTGGTACGTAGTGCTCGCCGTGGGCACGGGCCTCATCACCTGGCGTACCGGTGGCCTCGAGGTTGCGATCGTTCTGCACGCGCTGTGGAATACGCTGGGTTTCGTCTTTTCCATCGCGATGCGCAGCGATCTGAACGCCGTCGTGACCGATCGTGATGCTGGAGCCGCGACCGCCGCCACACTCATCCCGTGCGCGGTCGTCGTCGTCACCGTGGCGATCGTCTGGTACACCACCCCGCGCATCGGACCGCTGGCCGCTGAGGCCGGCTCGAACCCGGCGTGA
- a CDS encoding low temperature requirement protein A, translating to MNAPTSRFRLVPMWPRDPNETGRTASSLELFFDLVFVVAVSIASVQLHHQLSEAHLFEGIVNYAVVFFGIWWAWMNFTWFATSFDTDDWLYRLLTIVQMGGVLVLASGIQAAFEDQDYVVLVLAYVVMRIALVALWVRASRSAGDARRSTTTYAVGIAAVQILWLASLLLPAAAFWAAVIVLFGAELSVPIFAERRGGTPWHPHHLSERFGLFTLILLGESLLASANAIIEALHEGDAVGRLIGVAVLTLVVTAALWWVYFWAPHHTAIGGLGLSLGYGYGHYFIFAAAGALSAGIEAEVDVITGHSELHPVVASFAYTVPIAVFILGTWLLVMRRSAGRHINVIVPAGAVLVLVDPLIPVPFALTAVILTGVVVALVWHDPLDRTTQLPAGSGDTAVSA from the coding sequence ATGAATGCACCCACATCTCGCTTCCGGCTCGTGCCGATGTGGCCACGCGACCCGAACGAGACCGGCCGGACCGCGTCGTCGCTGGAGCTGTTCTTCGACTTGGTCTTTGTCGTCGCGGTCAGCATCGCTTCGGTCCAGCTCCACCACCAGCTCAGCGAAGCGCATCTGTTCGAAGGCATCGTCAACTACGCCGTCGTGTTCTTCGGGATCTGGTGGGCGTGGATGAACTTCACGTGGTTCGCCACCTCGTTCGACACCGACGACTGGCTCTACCGCCTGTTGACCATCGTGCAGATGGGCGGCGTGCTCGTGCTCGCCTCCGGCATACAGGCGGCGTTCGAGGACCAGGACTACGTCGTACTGGTGTTGGCCTACGTCGTGATGCGTATCGCGCTCGTCGCGCTCTGGGTGCGCGCGTCACGCTCGGCCGGAGACGCTCGGCGGTCCACCACCACCTACGCCGTCGGGATCGCCGCCGTGCAGATCCTTTGGCTGGCCTCGCTGCTCCTGCCCGCCGCAGCATTCTGGGCCGCTGTCATCGTCCTGTTCGGGGCCGAGCTCTCGGTGCCGATCTTCGCGGAACGACGGGGCGGAACCCCCTGGCATCCGCATCACCTGAGCGAACGGTTCGGGCTGTTCACCCTCATCCTGCTGGGCGAGAGTCTGCTGGCCTCGGCCAACGCGATCATCGAGGCACTGCATGAGGGAGACGCAGTCGGTCGGCTGATCGGGGTGGCCGTGCTCACCCTGGTCGTCACGGCCGCGTTGTGGTGGGTGTACTTCTGGGCGCCGCACCACACCGCCATCGGCGGTCTGGGTCTCTCGCTCGGATACGGCTACGGTCACTACTTCATCTTCGCCGCGGCCGGCGCGCTCTCGGCCGGAATCGAAGCCGAGGTGGATGTGATCACCGGCCACAGTGAGCTCCACCCGGTGGTCGCGTCCTTCGCCTACACCGTTCCGATCGCCGTCTTCATCCTCGGGACCTGGCTACTCGTGATGCGTCGCAGCGCCGGGCGCCACATCAACGTCATCGTTCCGGCCGGAGCGGTCCTCGTCCTCGTCGACCCGCTCATCCCTGTCCCGTTCGCGCTCACCGCCGTCATCCTCACCGGCGTGGTGGTCGCCCTGGTATGGCATGACCCTCTGGACCGAACGACGCAGCTGCCGGCCGGGTCCGGGGACACCGCAGTCAGCGCGTAG
- a CDS encoding response regulator, whose amino-acid sequence MITVLLVDDQPLLRAGFRSLIELAEDIQIVGEASNGPDAVTLARRLRPDVVCMDVRMPGGNGLDATRVIVNEIDPPPAVLVLTTFELDEYVFGALEAGASGFLLKDADMDDLIKAIRRLAAGEGMVDQTVTRRVIVEFARRRPPTPALASGVGTDQLLTSRETEIVRLLAEGLSNAEIAAELVVEISTVKSHLGRAMAKIGARDRVQTVIWAYRHGVASLG is encoded by the coding sequence ATGATCACGGTGCTCCTGGTCGACGATCAGCCCTTGCTGCGCGCGGGATTCCGTTCGCTGATCGAACTGGCCGAGGACATCCAGATCGTCGGCGAGGCCTCCAACGGCCCGGACGCGGTGACGCTCGCACGCCGGCTGCGCCCCGACGTCGTCTGCATGGACGTTCGCATGCCCGGCGGCAACGGCCTCGACGCGACGCGCGTCATCGTCAACGAGATCGACCCGCCGCCCGCCGTCCTGGTGCTGACCACCTTCGAGCTCGACGAGTACGTGTTCGGGGCGCTCGAAGCGGGCGCCAGCGGCTTCCTGCTCAAGGACGCCGACATGGACGACCTCATCAAAGCGATCCGCCGCCTGGCCGCCGGCGAGGGAATGGTCGACCAGACGGTCACCCGGCGGGTCATCGTCGAGTTCGCGCGCCGGCGCCCGCCGACGCCCGCCCTGGCGTCCGGCGTGGGCACCGACCAGCTTCTGACCTCACGCGAGACCGAGATCGTCCGGCTGCTCGCCGAAGGCCTGTCCAACGCCGAGATTGCGGCCGAACTGGTCGTCGAGATCAGCACTGTCAAGAGCCACCTCGGCCGGGCCATGGCCAAGATCGGGGCCCGTGACCGCGTCCAGACCGTCATCTGGGCCTATCGTCATGGTGTCGCGTCGCTCGGCTGA